In Chitinivorax sp. PXF-14, a single window of DNA contains:
- the greA gene encoding transcription elongation factor GreA encodes MNKIPLTVRGAELLKEELHRLKTIERPNVIAAIAEARSHGDLSENAEYDAAKERQGFIEGRIAEVEGKVSNAQIIDPTLIDADGRIVFGATVDLEDLESSDQVTYQIVGDDEADIKQGKISISSPIARALIGKYAGDVAEVLAPGGIREYEVLDVKYI; translated from the coding sequence ATGAACAAGATCCCGCTGACCGTGAGAGGCGCGGAGCTTTTGAAGGAAGAGCTGCATCGCCTGAAAACCATCGAGCGTCCAAACGTGATTGCAGCGATCGCCGAAGCGCGCTCGCACGGCGACCTGTCGGAAAATGCCGAGTACGACGCGGCCAAGGAGCGTCAGGGCTTTATCGAGGGGCGCATTGCCGAGGTGGAGGGCAAGGTTTCCAACGCCCAGATCATCGATCCTACCCTGATCGACGCTGATGGCCGCATCGTATTTGGTGCAACCGTTGACCTCGAAGACCTCGAGAGCAGCGATCAGGTGACTTACCAGATCGTCGGCGACGATGAGGCTGACATCAAGCAGGGGAAAATCTCGATCAGCTCTCCGATCGCGCGTGCCCTGATCGGCAAATATGCGGGTGATGTCGCCGAAGTGTTGGCGCCAGGCGGAATTCGCGAATACGAAGTGCTGGACGTCAAATACATTTAA
- a CDS encoding DUF4149 domain-containing protein: MSFPDALRNITLTLWVGGLWIVGAMVAPMLFHVLPNPLAGTVAGHLFVAMAWIGIVCGLYLLFHALFTTGFGGMKQGGFWIVILMLLLTALNHFAIHPWITQLKQQAGNVAEGLFGGGFATAHAISSLIYFGECLLGLALVTKPN; the protein is encoded by the coding sequence ATGAGTTTTCCTGACGCATTGCGCAATATCACCCTGACCTTATGGGTGGGCGGGCTCTGGATTGTTGGCGCCATGGTGGCACCGATGCTGTTTCATGTATTGCCCAACCCACTTGCCGGCACCGTCGCCGGCCATTTGTTCGTCGCCATGGCGTGGATTGGCATCGTCTGTGGTTTGTATCTGCTGTTTCACGCCTTGTTCACGACTGGTTTTGGCGGCATGAAGCAGGGCGGCTTCTGGATCGTCATCCTGATGTTGCTGCTGACGGCCTTGAATCACTTTGCCATCCATCCGTGGATCACGCAGTTGAAGCAACAGGCCGGCAACGTCGCCGAGGGCCTGTTTGGCGGCGGTTTTGCTACGGCCCATGCAATTTCTAGTCTGATCTATTTTGGTGAGTGCTTGCTGGGTCTGGCCCTTGTCACTAAGCCAAATTGA
- the yhbY gene encoding ribosome assembly RNA-binding protein YhbY — protein sequence MIELTPIQRRFLRAEAHHLNPTVMIGNNGLTEAVIRELARSLDAHELVKVRVLGDDRDAREALMQQICSDLDCAPVQHIGKLLVVYRPGNEPKIELPDGKIKPAKPVPAKVENPTKKKAAKPIVTGRPGGNTKRRISSKR from the coding sequence GAAGCTCACCACCTGAACCCGACGGTGATGATCGGCAACAACGGTCTCACCGAAGCGGTTATTCGCGAGCTGGCACGCAGCCTGGACGCCCATGAGCTGGTCAAGGTACGCGTGCTTGGCGACGACCGGGATGCACGCGAAGCCTTGATGCAGCAAATTTGCAGCGACCTCGACTGCGCTCCGGTTCAGCACATCGGCAAACTGCTGGTAGTGTATCGCCCCGGCAACGAACCGAAAATCGAATTGCCCGACGGCAAGATCAAACCAGCCAAACCGGTTCCGGCCAAGGTGGAAAACCCCACCAAGAAAAAAGCCGCCAAACCCATCGTGACCGGTCGCCCCGGTGGCAACACCAAACGCCGGATCAGCAGCAAGCGCTGA